A DNA window from Doryrhamphus excisus isolate RoL2022-K1 chromosome 2, RoL_Dexc_1.0, whole genome shotgun sequence contains the following coding sequences:
- the slc44a1b gene encoding choline transporter-like protein 1 isoform X5: MESKRPQQQVHFRLKRTKREWRPLEERSCTDLPWFLLFIIFCVGMGSVCAFTVVTGGAARLVFGYDSYGNTCGRRNQRVDDVKLSGLDHTDRKFVFFLDPCNIDIVQRKIKSVALCVSLCPPEVLNTYQDLMKFAMVNGSELCSYELAGHKYPGLPERFSKCPKLPVPPSKPLPLFNRCTPLDIACYTKFAEAVVTFVSDNSFLHRVIAGVAASKEVIVGLCLLALMLSMMLMVIIRYISAVLVWILTSLAVLGSLAGTSVLWWFYVDHRLHGNETHTKVTKDDEPTPDGNQTLLVYAIAATVFTVILLLLMLFMRKRVALAIALFHVAGKVFIHLPLLTLQPFITFLLLLVFWIYWILVLLFLGTSGDPVHNEETGLIEFRLTGPLEYLTWYHAVGLVWITEFILACQQMTVAGAVVTYYFTRDKKRLPAWPIVRAALRLLRYHVGTVAKGSFIITLVKIPRLLLIYVSKQLKGKENACARCVLKSCICCLWCLEKCLNYLNQNAYAATAINSTSFCTSARDAFVLLVENALRVATVNAIGDLVLFLGKILIVTTTAFAGVLLLNARRDYAEWLLPLVIVCLFAFLVAHCFLSVFEMVVDVLFLCFAIDTKYNDGTPGKEFFMDKALMEFVESSRRMERVAGRGRSRVKATTSEGAEMKPMVSDSLGDEKMTDDKSESEEVGAWPQEIGEEWEDLQEFQVYYLLVGVLVDWALTEHSDFVLCLSEDVVLFLCVYLPTSTLFLFVSLLHSPNSAPPREPAAVTAKTTTAC; encoded by the exons ATGGAGTCCAAGCGGCCTCAGCAGCAGGTTCACTTCAGGTTGAAG AGGACAAAGAGAGAATGGAGACCGCTGGAGGAGCGAAGCTGCACTGACCTGCCCTGGTTCCTGCTCTTCATCATCTTCTGTGTCGGCATG GGGAGCGTGTGTGCCTTCACCGTGGTCACCGGCGGCGCCGCCCGGCTCGTCTTCGGCTACGACAGCTATGGCAACACTTGCGGCCGCCGCAACCAGCGCGTGGACGATGTCAAACTCAGCGGCCTGGACcacacggacaggaa GTTTGTCTTCTTCCTTGATCCTTGCAACATCGACATTGTTCAGAGGAAAATTAAGTCGGTGGCTCTGTGCGTGTCCCTGTGTCCCCCTGAAGTTCTCAACACCTACCAGGACCTGATGAAGTTCGCCATGGTCAATG GTTCCGAGCTGTGTTCGTACGAGTTAGCTGGTCACAAGTACCCGGGTCTGCCCGAGAGGTTCTCCAAGTGTCCCAAACTTCCTGTCCCGCCGAG CAAACCGTTGCCGCTTTTCAACCGCTGTACGCCCCTGGACATCGCTTGTTATACCAAGTTCGCAGAGGCCGTGGTGACCTTTGTCAGCGATAACTCGTTTCTGCATCGAGTCATCGCTGGCGTGGCGGCCAGTAAAGAGGTCATCGTGGGACTTTGTCTTCTGGCACTGA TGCTCTCCATGATGCTCATGGTGATCATCCGTTACATCTCGGCCGTCCTCGTCTGGATCCTCACCTCCTTGGCGGTCCTCGGGTCTCTGG CTGGTACCAGCGTGCTCTGGTGGTTCTATGTTGACCACCGTCTCCATGGAAATGAAACCCACACAAAGGTGACAAAAGACGACGAGCCGACGCCAGATGGAAACCAGACGCTGCTCGTGTACGCCATCGCTGCCACCGTTTTCACg GtcatcctgctgctgctgatgctctTCATGAGGAAGCGAGTGGCGTTGGCTATCGCTTTGTTCCACGTGGCGGGAAAAGTCTTCATCCACTTGCCCCTCCTCACCCTCCAGCCCTTCATCACCTTCCTGCTGCTGCTCGTCTTCTGGATATACTGGATCCTGGTTCTGCTCTTCCTGGGAACCAGCG GAGACCCAGTCCACAACGAGGAGACCGGCCTGATAGAGTTCCGCCTGACGGGGCCATTGGAGTACCTGACCTGGTACCACGCCGTGGGTCTTGTGTGGATCACAGAGTTCATTCTGGCGTGCCAGCAGATGACCGTGGCTGGCGCGGTGGTCACGTACTACTTTACCAG GGACAAGAAGCGACTTCCTGCGTGGCCAATCGTGCGCGCAGCTTTGAGGCTGCTCAGGTATCACGTGGGCACGGTGGCGAAAGGCTCCTTCATCATCACGCTGGTCAAGATCCCTCGACTCCTCCTCATTTACGTCAGCAAGCAGCTCAAAGGAAAG GAGAACGCGTGCGCTCGCTGCGTGCTCAAGTCGTGCATCTGCTGTTTGTGGTGTTTGGAGAAGTGCCTCAATTATCTGAACcag AATGCGTACGCAGCGACCGCCATCAACAGCACCAGCTTCTGCACATCGGCGCGAGACGCCtttgtcctcctggtggagaaCGCCCTTCGAGTCGCCACCGTCAATGCCATCGGAGACTTGGTGCTCTTCTTGGGGAAG ATCCTCATCGTCACCACCACGGCGTTTGCCGGCGTGCTGCTGCTCAACGCCCGGCGTGATTATGCCGAGTGGTTGCTGCCGCTGGTTATCGTTTGTCTCTTCGCCTTCCTGGTGGCGCACTGCTTCCTGTCTGTCTTCGAAATGGTGGTGGACGTGCTCTTCCTGTGCTTCGCCATCGATACCAAGTACAACGACGGTACCCCGGGGAAGGAGTTCTTCATGGACAAGGCTCTAATG GAGTTTGTGGAAAGCAGCCGCCGTATGGAACGCGTCGCTGGCCGTGGGCGGAGCAGAGTGAAGGCAACGACATCGGAGGGGGCGGAAATGAAGCCCATGGTGAGTGACAGCCTCGGAGACGAGAAGATGACCGATGACAAGAGTGAATCTGAAGAGGTGGGGGCGTGGCCTCAAGAGATCGGTGAAGAGTGGGAGGATCTTCAGGAGTTCCAGGTGTACTACCTGTTGGTCGGGGTGCTCGTGGACTGGGCGCTGACGGAGCACAGCGACTTTGTCCTCTGTCTGAGCGAGGACGTCGTCCTCTTCCTCTGCGTCTACCTGCCcacctccaccctctttctgtTTGTCAGCCTGCTGCATTCGCCAAACTCCGCCCCTCCCAGAGAGCCCGCCGCCGTCACTGCCAAAACAACCACCGCCTGCTAA
- the slc44a1b gene encoding choline transporter-like protein 1 isoform X2, with protein sequence MGCCGSTERTKREWRPLEERSCTDLPWFLLFIIFCVGMGSVCAFTVVTGGAARLVFGYDSYGNTCGRRNQRVDDVKLSGLDHTDRKFVFFLDPCNIDIVQRKIKSVALCVSLCPPEVLNTYQDLMKFAMVNGSELCSYELAGHKYPGLPERFSKCPKLPVPPSKPLPLFNRCTPLDIACYTKFAEAVVTFVSDNSFLHRVIAGVAASKEVIVGLCLLALMLSMMLMVIIRYISAVLVWILTSLAVLGSLAGTSVLWWFYVDHRLHGNETHTKVTKDDEPTPDGNQTLLVYAIAATVFTVILLLLMLFMRKRVALAIALFHVAGKVFIHLPLLTLQPFITFLLLLVFWIYWILVLLFLGTSGDPVHNEETGLIEFRLTGPLEYLTWYHAVGLVWITEFILACQQMTVAGAVVTYYFTRYDYLMHKNTRVCVCHGCSDGIGVCRDKKRLPAWPIVRAALRLLRYHVGTVAKGSFIITLVKIPRLLLIYVSKQLKGKVATPVTQTQVTSTHQAHARVFQENACARCVLKSCICCLWCLEKCLNYLNQNAYAATAINSTSFCTSARDAFVLLVENALRVATVNAIGDLVLFLGKILIVTTTAFAGVLLLNARRDYAEWLLPLVIVCLFAFLVAHCFLSVFEMVVDVLFLCFAIDTKYNDGTPGKEFFMDKALMEFVESSRRMERVAGRGRSRVKATTSEGAEMKPMVSDSLGDEKMTDDKSESEEVGAWPQEIGEEWEDLQEFQVYYLLVGVLVDWALTEHSDFVLCLSEDVVLFLCVYLPTSTLFLFVSLLHSPNSAPPREPAAVTAKTTTAC encoded by the exons ATGGGATGCTGCGGTAGCACTGAG AGGACAAAGAGAGAATGGAGACCGCTGGAGGAGCGAAGCTGCACTGACCTGCCCTGGTTCCTGCTCTTCATCATCTTCTGTGTCGGCATG GGGAGCGTGTGTGCCTTCACCGTGGTCACCGGCGGCGCCGCCCGGCTCGTCTTCGGCTACGACAGCTATGGCAACACTTGCGGCCGCCGCAACCAGCGCGTGGACGATGTCAAACTCAGCGGCCTGGACcacacggacaggaa GTTTGTCTTCTTCCTTGATCCTTGCAACATCGACATTGTTCAGAGGAAAATTAAGTCGGTGGCTCTGTGCGTGTCCCTGTGTCCCCCTGAAGTTCTCAACACCTACCAGGACCTGATGAAGTTCGCCATGGTCAATG GTTCCGAGCTGTGTTCGTACGAGTTAGCTGGTCACAAGTACCCGGGTCTGCCCGAGAGGTTCTCCAAGTGTCCCAAACTTCCTGTCCCGCCGAG CAAACCGTTGCCGCTTTTCAACCGCTGTACGCCCCTGGACATCGCTTGTTATACCAAGTTCGCAGAGGCCGTGGTGACCTTTGTCAGCGATAACTCGTTTCTGCATCGAGTCATCGCTGGCGTGGCGGCCAGTAAAGAGGTCATCGTGGGACTTTGTCTTCTGGCACTGA TGCTCTCCATGATGCTCATGGTGATCATCCGTTACATCTCGGCCGTCCTCGTCTGGATCCTCACCTCCTTGGCGGTCCTCGGGTCTCTGG CTGGTACCAGCGTGCTCTGGTGGTTCTATGTTGACCACCGTCTCCATGGAAATGAAACCCACACAAAGGTGACAAAAGACGACGAGCCGACGCCAGATGGAAACCAGACGCTGCTCGTGTACGCCATCGCTGCCACCGTTTTCACg GtcatcctgctgctgctgatgctctTCATGAGGAAGCGAGTGGCGTTGGCTATCGCTTTGTTCCACGTGGCGGGAAAAGTCTTCATCCACTTGCCCCTCCTCACCCTCCAGCCCTTCATCACCTTCCTGCTGCTGCTCGTCTTCTGGATATACTGGATCCTGGTTCTGCTCTTCCTGGGAACCAGCG GAGACCCAGTCCACAACGAGGAGACCGGCCTGATAGAGTTCCGCCTGACGGGGCCATTGGAGTACCTGACCTGGTACCACGCCGTGGGTCTTGTGTGGATCACAGAGTTCATTCTGGCGTGCCAGCAGATGACCGTGGCTGGCGCGGTGGTCACGTACTACTTTACCAGGTATGATTACCTGATGCACAAaaacacgcgtgtgtgtgtgtgtcacgggTGTAGTGACGGCATCGGCGTTTGCAGGGACAAGAAGCGACTTCCTGCGTGGCCAATCGTGCGCGCAGCTTTGAGGCTGCTCAGGTATCACGTGGGCACGGTGGCGAAAGGCTCCTTCATCATCACGCTGGTCAAGATCCCTCGACTCCTCCTCATTTACGTCAGCAAGCAGCTCAAAGGAAAGGTAGCGACGCCCGTCACTCAAACTCAGGTGACGTCGACCCATCAAGCTCACGCACGTGTGTTTCAGGAGAACGCGTGCGCTCGCTGCGTGCTCAAGTCGTGCATCTGCTGTTTGTGGTGTTTGGAGAAGTGCCTCAATTATCTGAACcag AATGCGTACGCAGCGACCGCCATCAACAGCACCAGCTTCTGCACATCGGCGCGAGACGCCtttgtcctcctggtggagaaCGCCCTTCGAGTCGCCACCGTCAATGCCATCGGAGACTTGGTGCTCTTCTTGGGGAAG ATCCTCATCGTCACCACCACGGCGTTTGCCGGCGTGCTGCTGCTCAACGCCCGGCGTGATTATGCCGAGTGGTTGCTGCCGCTGGTTATCGTTTGTCTCTTCGCCTTCCTGGTGGCGCACTGCTTCCTGTCTGTCTTCGAAATGGTGGTGGACGTGCTCTTCCTGTGCTTCGCCATCGATACCAAGTACAACGACGGTACCCCGGGGAAGGAGTTCTTCATGGACAAGGCTCTAATG GAGTTTGTGGAAAGCAGCCGCCGTATGGAACGCGTCGCTGGCCGTGGGCGGAGCAGAGTGAAGGCAACGACATCGGAGGGGGCGGAAATGAAGCCCATGGTGAGTGACAGCCTCGGAGACGAGAAGATGACCGATGACAAGAGTGAATCTGAAGAGGTGGGGGCGTGGCCTCAAGAGATCGGTGAAGAGTGGGAGGATCTTCAGGAGTTCCAGGTGTACTACCTGTTGGTCGGGGTGCTCGTGGACTGGGCGCTGACGGAGCACAGCGACTTTGTCCTCTGTCTGAGCGAGGACGTCGTCCTCTTCCTCTGCGTCTACCTGCCcacctccaccctctttctgtTTGTCAGCCTGCTGCATTCGCCAAACTCCGCCCCTCCCAGAGAGCCCGCCGCCGTCACTGCCAAAACAACCACCGCCTGCTAA
- the slc44a1b gene encoding choline transporter-like protein 1 isoform X6 encodes MGCCGSTERTKREWRPLEERSCTDLPWFLLFIIFCVGMGSVCAFTVVTGGAARLVFGYDSYGNTCGRRNQRVDDVKLSGLDHTDRKFVFFLDPCNIDIVQRKIKSVALCVSLCPPEVLNTYQDLMKFAMVNGSELCSYELAGHKYPGLPERFSKCPKLPVPPSKPLPLFNRCTPLDIACYTKFAEAVVTFVSDNSFLHRVIAGVAASKEVIVGLCLLALMLSMMLMVIIRYISAVLVWILTSLAVLGSLAGTSVLWWFYVDHRLHGNETHTKVTKDDEPTPDGNQTLLVYAIAATVFTVILLLLMLFMRKRVALAIALFHVAGKVFIHLPLLTLQPFITFLLLLVFWIYWILVLLFLGTSGDPVHNEETGLIEFRLTGPLEYLTWYHAVGLVWITEFILACQQMTVAGAVVTYYFTRDKKRLPAWPIVRAALRLLRYHVGTVAKGSFIITLVKIPRLLLIYVSKQLKGKENACARCVLKSCICCLWCLEKCLNYLNQNAYAATAINSTSFCTSARDAFVLLVENALRVATVNAIGDLVLFLGKILIVTTTAFAGVLLLNARRDYAEWLLPLVIVCLFAFLVAHCFLSVFEMVVDVLFLCFAIDTKYNDGTPGKEFFMDKALMEFVESSRRMERVAGRGRSRVKATTSEGAEMKPMVSDSLGDEKMTDDKSESEEVGAWPQEIGEEWEDLQEFQVYYLLVGVLVDWALTEHSDFVLCLSEDVVLFLCVYLPTSTLFLFVSLLHSPNSAPPREPAAVTAKTTTAC; translated from the exons ATGGGATGCTGCGGTAGCACTGAG AGGACAAAGAGAGAATGGAGACCGCTGGAGGAGCGAAGCTGCACTGACCTGCCCTGGTTCCTGCTCTTCATCATCTTCTGTGTCGGCATG GGGAGCGTGTGTGCCTTCACCGTGGTCACCGGCGGCGCCGCCCGGCTCGTCTTCGGCTACGACAGCTATGGCAACACTTGCGGCCGCCGCAACCAGCGCGTGGACGATGTCAAACTCAGCGGCCTGGACcacacggacaggaa GTTTGTCTTCTTCCTTGATCCTTGCAACATCGACATTGTTCAGAGGAAAATTAAGTCGGTGGCTCTGTGCGTGTCCCTGTGTCCCCCTGAAGTTCTCAACACCTACCAGGACCTGATGAAGTTCGCCATGGTCAATG GTTCCGAGCTGTGTTCGTACGAGTTAGCTGGTCACAAGTACCCGGGTCTGCCCGAGAGGTTCTCCAAGTGTCCCAAACTTCCTGTCCCGCCGAG CAAACCGTTGCCGCTTTTCAACCGCTGTACGCCCCTGGACATCGCTTGTTATACCAAGTTCGCAGAGGCCGTGGTGACCTTTGTCAGCGATAACTCGTTTCTGCATCGAGTCATCGCTGGCGTGGCGGCCAGTAAAGAGGTCATCGTGGGACTTTGTCTTCTGGCACTGA TGCTCTCCATGATGCTCATGGTGATCATCCGTTACATCTCGGCCGTCCTCGTCTGGATCCTCACCTCCTTGGCGGTCCTCGGGTCTCTGG CTGGTACCAGCGTGCTCTGGTGGTTCTATGTTGACCACCGTCTCCATGGAAATGAAACCCACACAAAGGTGACAAAAGACGACGAGCCGACGCCAGATGGAAACCAGACGCTGCTCGTGTACGCCATCGCTGCCACCGTTTTCACg GtcatcctgctgctgctgatgctctTCATGAGGAAGCGAGTGGCGTTGGCTATCGCTTTGTTCCACGTGGCGGGAAAAGTCTTCATCCACTTGCCCCTCCTCACCCTCCAGCCCTTCATCACCTTCCTGCTGCTGCTCGTCTTCTGGATATACTGGATCCTGGTTCTGCTCTTCCTGGGAACCAGCG GAGACCCAGTCCACAACGAGGAGACCGGCCTGATAGAGTTCCGCCTGACGGGGCCATTGGAGTACCTGACCTGGTACCACGCCGTGGGTCTTGTGTGGATCACAGAGTTCATTCTGGCGTGCCAGCAGATGACCGTGGCTGGCGCGGTGGTCACGTACTACTTTACCAG GGACAAGAAGCGACTTCCTGCGTGGCCAATCGTGCGCGCAGCTTTGAGGCTGCTCAGGTATCACGTGGGCACGGTGGCGAAAGGCTCCTTCATCATCACGCTGGTCAAGATCCCTCGACTCCTCCTCATTTACGTCAGCAAGCAGCTCAAAGGAAAG GAGAACGCGTGCGCTCGCTGCGTGCTCAAGTCGTGCATCTGCTGTTTGTGGTGTTTGGAGAAGTGCCTCAATTATCTGAACcag AATGCGTACGCAGCGACCGCCATCAACAGCACCAGCTTCTGCACATCGGCGCGAGACGCCtttgtcctcctggtggagaaCGCCCTTCGAGTCGCCACCGTCAATGCCATCGGAGACTTGGTGCTCTTCTTGGGGAAG ATCCTCATCGTCACCACCACGGCGTTTGCCGGCGTGCTGCTGCTCAACGCCCGGCGTGATTATGCCGAGTGGTTGCTGCCGCTGGTTATCGTTTGTCTCTTCGCCTTCCTGGTGGCGCACTGCTTCCTGTCTGTCTTCGAAATGGTGGTGGACGTGCTCTTCCTGTGCTTCGCCATCGATACCAAGTACAACGACGGTACCCCGGGGAAGGAGTTCTTCATGGACAAGGCTCTAATG GAGTTTGTGGAAAGCAGCCGCCGTATGGAACGCGTCGCTGGCCGTGGGCGGAGCAGAGTGAAGGCAACGACATCGGAGGGGGCGGAAATGAAGCCCATGGTGAGTGACAGCCTCGGAGACGAGAAGATGACCGATGACAAGAGTGAATCTGAAGAGGTGGGGGCGTGGCCTCAAGAGATCGGTGAAGAGTGGGAGGATCTTCAGGAGTTCCAGGTGTACTACCTGTTGGTCGGGGTGCTCGTGGACTGGGCGCTGACGGAGCACAGCGACTTTGTCCTCTGTCTGAGCGAGGACGTCGTCCTCTTCCTCTGCGTCTACCTGCCcacctccaccctctttctgtTTGTCAGCCTGCTGCATTCGCCAAACTCCGCCCCTCCCAGAGAGCCCGCCGCCGTCACTGCCAAAACAACCACCGCCTGCTAA
- the slc44a1b gene encoding choline transporter-like protein 1 isoform X4, producing the protein MESKRPQQQVHFRLKRTKREWRPLEERSCTDLPWFLLFIIFCVGMGSVCAFTVVTGGAARLVFGYDSYGNTCGRRNQRVDDVKLSGLDHTDRKFVFFLDPCNIDIVQRKIKSVALCVSLCPPEVLNTYQDLMKFAMVNGSELCSYELAGHKYPGLPERFSKCPKLPVPPSKPLPLFNRCTPLDIACYTKFAEAVVTFVSDNSFLHRVIAGVAASKEVIVGLCLLALMLSMMLMVIIRYISAVLVWILTSLAVLGSLAGTSVLWWFYVDHRLHGNETHTKVTKDDEPTPDGNQTLLVYAIAATVFTVILLLLMLFMRKRVALAIALFHVAGKVFIHLPLLTLQPFITFLLLLVFWIYWILVLLFLGTSGDPVHNEETGLIEFRLTGPLEYLTWYHAVGLVWITEFILACQQMTVAGAVVTYYFTRDKKRLPAWPIVRAALRLLRYHVGTVAKGSFIITLVKIPRLLLIYVSKQLKGKVATPVTQTQVTSTHQAHARVFQENACARCVLKSCICCLWCLEKCLNYLNQNAYAATAINSTSFCTSARDAFVLLVENALRVATVNAIGDLVLFLGKILIVTTTAFAGVLLLNARRDYAEWLLPLVIVCLFAFLVAHCFLSVFEMVVDVLFLCFAIDTKYNDGTPGKEFFMDKALMEFVESSRRMERVAGRGRSRVKATTSEGAEMKPMVSDSLGDEKMTDDKSESEEVGAWPQEIGEEWEDLQEFQVYYLLVGVLVDWALTEHSDFVLCLSEDVVLFLCVYLPTSTLFLFVSLLHSPNSAPPREPAAVTAKTTTAC; encoded by the exons ATGGAGTCCAAGCGGCCTCAGCAGCAGGTTCACTTCAGGTTGAAG AGGACAAAGAGAGAATGGAGACCGCTGGAGGAGCGAAGCTGCACTGACCTGCCCTGGTTCCTGCTCTTCATCATCTTCTGTGTCGGCATG GGGAGCGTGTGTGCCTTCACCGTGGTCACCGGCGGCGCCGCCCGGCTCGTCTTCGGCTACGACAGCTATGGCAACACTTGCGGCCGCCGCAACCAGCGCGTGGACGATGTCAAACTCAGCGGCCTGGACcacacggacaggaa GTTTGTCTTCTTCCTTGATCCTTGCAACATCGACATTGTTCAGAGGAAAATTAAGTCGGTGGCTCTGTGCGTGTCCCTGTGTCCCCCTGAAGTTCTCAACACCTACCAGGACCTGATGAAGTTCGCCATGGTCAATG GTTCCGAGCTGTGTTCGTACGAGTTAGCTGGTCACAAGTACCCGGGTCTGCCCGAGAGGTTCTCCAAGTGTCCCAAACTTCCTGTCCCGCCGAG CAAACCGTTGCCGCTTTTCAACCGCTGTACGCCCCTGGACATCGCTTGTTATACCAAGTTCGCAGAGGCCGTGGTGACCTTTGTCAGCGATAACTCGTTTCTGCATCGAGTCATCGCTGGCGTGGCGGCCAGTAAAGAGGTCATCGTGGGACTTTGTCTTCTGGCACTGA TGCTCTCCATGATGCTCATGGTGATCATCCGTTACATCTCGGCCGTCCTCGTCTGGATCCTCACCTCCTTGGCGGTCCTCGGGTCTCTGG CTGGTACCAGCGTGCTCTGGTGGTTCTATGTTGACCACCGTCTCCATGGAAATGAAACCCACACAAAGGTGACAAAAGACGACGAGCCGACGCCAGATGGAAACCAGACGCTGCTCGTGTACGCCATCGCTGCCACCGTTTTCACg GtcatcctgctgctgctgatgctctTCATGAGGAAGCGAGTGGCGTTGGCTATCGCTTTGTTCCACGTGGCGGGAAAAGTCTTCATCCACTTGCCCCTCCTCACCCTCCAGCCCTTCATCACCTTCCTGCTGCTGCTCGTCTTCTGGATATACTGGATCCTGGTTCTGCTCTTCCTGGGAACCAGCG GAGACCCAGTCCACAACGAGGAGACCGGCCTGATAGAGTTCCGCCTGACGGGGCCATTGGAGTACCTGACCTGGTACCACGCCGTGGGTCTTGTGTGGATCACAGAGTTCATTCTGGCGTGCCAGCAGATGACCGTGGCTGGCGCGGTGGTCACGTACTACTTTACCAG GGACAAGAAGCGACTTCCTGCGTGGCCAATCGTGCGCGCAGCTTTGAGGCTGCTCAGGTATCACGTGGGCACGGTGGCGAAAGGCTCCTTCATCATCACGCTGGTCAAGATCCCTCGACTCCTCCTCATTTACGTCAGCAAGCAGCTCAAAGGAAAGGTAGCGACGCCCGTCACTCAAACTCAGGTGACGTCGACCCATCAAGCTCACGCACGTGTGTTTCAGGAGAACGCGTGCGCTCGCTGCGTGCTCAAGTCGTGCATCTGCTGTTTGTGGTGTTTGGAGAAGTGCCTCAATTATCTGAACcag AATGCGTACGCAGCGACCGCCATCAACAGCACCAGCTTCTGCACATCGGCGCGAGACGCCtttgtcctcctggtggagaaCGCCCTTCGAGTCGCCACCGTCAATGCCATCGGAGACTTGGTGCTCTTCTTGGGGAAG ATCCTCATCGTCACCACCACGGCGTTTGCCGGCGTGCTGCTGCTCAACGCCCGGCGTGATTATGCCGAGTGGTTGCTGCCGCTGGTTATCGTTTGTCTCTTCGCCTTCCTGGTGGCGCACTGCTTCCTGTCTGTCTTCGAAATGGTGGTGGACGTGCTCTTCCTGTGCTTCGCCATCGATACCAAGTACAACGACGGTACCCCGGGGAAGGAGTTCTTCATGGACAAGGCTCTAATG GAGTTTGTGGAAAGCAGCCGCCGTATGGAACGCGTCGCTGGCCGTGGGCGGAGCAGAGTGAAGGCAACGACATCGGAGGGGGCGGAAATGAAGCCCATGGTGAGTGACAGCCTCGGAGACGAGAAGATGACCGATGACAAGAGTGAATCTGAAGAGGTGGGGGCGTGGCCTCAAGAGATCGGTGAAGAGTGGGAGGATCTTCAGGAGTTCCAGGTGTACTACCTGTTGGTCGGGGTGCTCGTGGACTGGGCGCTGACGGAGCACAGCGACTTTGTCCTCTGTCTGAGCGAGGACGTCGTCCTCTTCCTCTGCGTCTACCTGCCcacctccaccctctttctgtTTGTCAGCCTGCTGCATTCGCCAAACTCCGCCCCTCCCAGAGAGCCCGCCGCCGTCACTGCCAAAACAACCACCGCCTGCTAA